Below is a window of Pseudarthrobacter equi DNA.
CGAACGCGTAGGCCGAGACGGACGCGGAGAGGATGGTGCCCACCACCGCACCGAGGGCCAGGATCAGCGAGTTGGTGAAGAACTGCATCGTGGACACCCCGCCGATGCCGTCCAGAGCGGTGACGAAGTTATCGAAGCTGAAGTTCTCTGACCACAGCGAGGTGTTTCCGCCGCCGATTTCGGAGTTCGGCTTGAACGCCGAGGCGATCATCCACAACCCCGGGTACAGCACGATGCCGGTCAGGATGAGGGCAACGATGTGGAAGACGGTGCTCTTGGCCCGCTTAGCGCCGACGGACTCGGATTTCGGGTTGTACACCGGCGTGCCGGCGTCCGGTGCGGACTTGGTAGGCGTTGCCATGGTTGTCATTTCGAATCACCGCTGTAGTGGACCCAGGACTTGGACGTTTTGAAGAAGATCAGGGTAATGATGCCCACCACGATCACCAGCAGCCAGGCCATTGCCGAGGCATAGCCCATCCGGAAATCGCTGAAGCCGCGCAGGTACAGGTAGAGGGTGTAGAAGAGGGTGGAACCGGCCGGGCCGCCTTCACCGTTGGAGATGATGAACGCCGAAGCGAAGATCTGGAAGGCGTGGATGGTTTCCATCAGCAGGTTGAAGAAGATCACCGGGGAGAGCATGGGCCAGGTGATGTTGAAGAACTTCCGTACCGGCCCGGCACCATCCATCGACGCTGCCTCGTAGAGTTCGTTCGGGATCTGCTTGAGCCCGGCGAGGAAGATGACCATGGGTGCACCGAACTGCCACACCGTGAGCAGGATAAACATCGGCATGGTCATGGTGGGGTTGCCCACCCAGCCGCCGAGGTTGATCCCGAAGAAGGACAGGCCCTGGTCCACCGGGCCCGAATCGCCGAACATCGCTTTCCACACGATCGCGATCGATACCGAAGCGCCGATCAGCGAGGGGGCGTAGAACGCGGAGCGGTAGAAGCCCTGGCCACGGCGCTTGCTGTTGAGCAGCATCGCTACCGCCAGCGCGGCGGCGAGCTTGAGCGGAGTACCGAAGACCACGTAGCCCACGGTCACGCCGACGGACTGCAGAAACCGTTCGTCCTGGAACAGGGTGATGTAGTTATCCAGCCCGATCCACTTGGGCGGTTCGAAGAGGTTGTAGTTGGTGAAGGACAGGTAGAGCGAGGAAATCATCGGCCCAACAGTGAGCGCGATGAATCCCAGCAGCCAGGGCAGCAGGAAAGTGTAGCCGGCGCGGGCATCCACCCCGCCCCGCCTCGACTTGCGAAGCGGGGCAGGACCGGATGGCGTCGAACGCCTGCTCAGGGTTGGGCTTTGAGTCACGAGTTCAGTCCGTCAGTTGTGAAGCCTGTATCAGGCGTTCTGCTTGATAAGGTCTTCGGCTTCCTTGAACCAGGCATCGGTGGCACCGTTGATGTCCAGCTTGCCGTAGTTCAGGTCCGAGGCGATGCGCTTGAAGGAAGTCTCCAGCGTGCCAAAGCCGACGATGGGCGGCTCGGGAGCGTCCTTGAGGTACTGCGAGATGGACGTTTCGTAGTCGACGACGACCTTGTCCGTACCTTCGAAGGTGGTGCCGTCACGCTGCGTCTTGGATGCAGGCACGCCGCGGGAGGTCTTGAAGATCTGGCCCACCTCGGGGTCATTGACCATGAAGTCGATGAAGCGGGCGGCGGCGTCCTTGAACTTGGTCTTGGCGCTGGCCACCATCAGCATGGAGGGCTTCAGGAACAGGCCCAGGTTGTCCGCATCGTCCGACGGGACGGGAACAAGCTTGAGTTCCTTCGCACCGCTGTCGCCGAGGTAGCCGGCCATGAAGTTGTCCCAGGTGACTTCGGTGGCGGTGACATTGGAGCCGAACGGCGACTTCGGGGCCAGCTGGGTGACGCGCTCTTCGGAGACGATCGCCGGGGTGCCGCGAAGATCAGCGGTGAGGTTCCACCACTTCTTCAGGTCGTCCTTGCTGAAGCCGAGCTTGCCGTCGGCGGTGAAGGCCTCGATGTTGTTCTGCCGCAGCCAGACGTTGAACATCCACCAGACGCCCGTGTAGTCGGTGCCGCCGAAGAGGGCGCCCTTGCTCTTGCTGCCCACCTCGGTGAGGAAGGTGTTGAATTCCTTGTAGGTCCAGCTTCCGTCCGGTTCAGCGATGCCCAGGGAGGCCAGCTTGGCGGGATCGTAGTAGACGGCAAAGGCATTGGTGCTGGTGGGGATGCCGTAGGTCTTGCCCTTGATCTGGCCGGAAGGCAGCAGCGACTTTTCGAAGGCATCGGTGTTGATCTTGACCGTGCCCAGGTCCAGCAGCTGGTTGCGCTGGCCGTAATCGCGCAGGTAGGAAAGGTCCCACTGCATGACGTCGGGCAGGCCGCCGCCGGCAGCTTCGGTGGCACGCTTCTGCCAGTAGCCGGCGAAGTCTGTGAAGTTGCCGTTGACCTTGATGTCCGGGTTCTTCGATTCGAACAGGGCAATGGCCTTGCGGGTGCGCTCGGCACGGTCGTCGTTGCCCCACCAGGTGTAGTTGATGGTAACGGGGTTGTCCGCCGAACCGGTCTGTCCTGAGGTGCTGGATCCGGTTCCGCAGGCCGCCAGTACGCCGGCAGATGCGGTGCCGACGGCTACGGTTGTAAGGAAATGCCTTCTGTTGATCACGGGAGCCTCCTTGCTCAATGTGTGCAATCCCTAATCTCATCTACAACGTAAGTAGTGAGCTGGCTTACACGGCTTCTGAAACGATACAATATCGGCATTCCGGGAATTGGGCAAGCGTTTTCCAATCCACAGGTTTTCCCATCCCGTTCCACTGGTTCAGCAGACATAGGAGTCCCATGGCAACGCAGGAAATTAACGGTCCGGCAAGTGTTTGGAGCAACGTCGAAGGCCTTGGATTCGGCGGCGACTACAACCCCGAGCAGTGGCCCGTGAGCGTCCGGCTGGAGGACCTCGAGCTGATGCAGGAAGCCGGAGTGAACTTCCTGAGCGTGGGGATCTTCTCCTGGGCGCTGCTGGAACCGGTTGAGGGCCAGTACGACTTCGGCTGGCTTGATGAGGTGCTGGACAACCTTGCGGGCATCGGCGTCAAGGTTGCCCTCGCCACCGCAACCGCCGCTCCCCCGGCGTGGCTGGTCCGCAAGCATCCGGAAATCCTGCCCGTCACGGCTGACGGAACCGTGCTGGGACCGGGCTCACGGCGGCACTACACGCCGTCGTCGGCCGCCTACCGGCGCTACGCCACGGGCATCACGCGGGTCCTCGCCGAACGCTACAAGGACCATCCGGCGCTGGCTCTCTGGCATGTGGACAACGAGCTGGGTTGCCATATTTCCGAATTCTACGGCGCAGAGGACGCAGCCGCGTTCCGAAGCTGGTTGGAACGGCGCTACGGCACCATCGGCGGGCTCAACGCGTCCTGGGGCACCGCATTCTGGAGCCAGAACTACGCGTCGTTCGAAGAGATCCTGCCGCCCTCGGTTGCCCCCAGCACGCTGAACCCCGGGCAGCAGCTGGACTTCCAGCGTTTCAATTCCTGGGCGCTGATGGACTACTACCGCGAGCTCGTGGCCGTGCTCCGCGAGGTGACCCCGGGCGTTCCCTGCACCACCAACCTCATGGCCTCCAGCGCCACGAAGTCCATGGACTACTTCAGCTGGGCCAAGGACCTGGACGTCATCGCCAACGACCACTACCTCGTGGCCGCCGACCCCGAACGGCACATTGAACTCGCGTTCAGCGCGGACCTGACCCGGGGCATTGCGGGCGGTGACCCGTGGATCCTGATGGAACACTCGACGTCGGCCGTCAACTGGCAGCCCCGCAACCAGCCGAAGATGCCCGGCGAAATGCTCCGGAACTCGCTGGCGCATGTGGGCCGCGGCGCGGACGCCGTGATGTTCTTCCAGTGGCGGCAGAGCTTCGCGGGGTCCGAAAAGTTCCACTCCGCGATGGTGCCGCACGGCGGCCGGGACACGCGCGTGTGGCGCGAGGTGGTGGACCTGGGGGCGGCGCTGAAGCTGCTCGAACCGGTCCGCGGTTCCCGGGTGGAATCCAGGGCGGCCATCGTGTTCGATTACGAGGCGTGGTGGGCCAGCGAGATCGATTCGAAGCCGAGCATCGACGTGAAGTACCTGGACCTGCTGCGGGCGTTCCACCGGTCGCTGTTCCTGAAGGGCGTCTCCGTGGACATCGTCCACCCGTCGGCGCCGCTGGAGGGCTATGACCTGGTGCTCGTCTGCACGCTCTACGCCGTATCCGACGCCGATGCCGCCAACATCGCCGCGGCAGCCGCCGCCGGCGCCACGGTCCTGGTCAGTTACTTCAGCGGGATCGCGGACGCGCACGACCACATCCGGCTGGGCGGGTATCCGGGAGCTTTCCGGGACCTTCTGGGCGTGCGGGTCGAGGAGTTCCATCCGCTGCTGGCCGGATCGCAGCTGAAGCTCGACGACGGCACCGTCTCTTCGGTGTGGAGCGAACACGTTCACCTGGCCGGCGCCGAAGCGGTTCAGGCTTTCACGGAGTTTCCGCTGGAGGGCGTCCCGGCCCTGACCCGCCGGTCCGTGGGCAGCGGTGCCGCCTGGTACCTTGCCACGTTCCCCGACCGCGACGGCATCGATGCACTGGTGGACAGGCTGCTGGCCGAATCGGGCGTCTCCCCTCTTGCCTCAGCTGACGCCGGCGTTGAGCTGGTCCGTCGGCGCTCGGACGACGGGCAGGGCTTCCTGTTCGCCATCAACCACACCCGCTCCTCCGCCGCCGTTTTCGCCACCGGCACCGATTTGCTGACCGGGGAGCCCTTTGGCGGCTCCGTTCCGGCGGGCAGCATCGCGGTGATCAGGGAGGGCTAGGCGCGTTCGCTTTACATACGTACGACGGCGGCGCCTCCTTGGGCGCCGCCGTTTTGCTTTCGTGAGGGTCAGGGACGCAGCTCTGGACGCTACCGACTCTTGGCAGCGTTCTCTTCCAGCCGTACCGTGGCGGCATGTCGATGTTCCTGGATGCGGTCGGGGCTGTCATTCAAGCCCTCGCAGAAGCGGTCGCCGAGCTTCTCTGGCCGGGCGGCGAAGAAAGGCAGCAGGACGACGACGTCCCGGACCCTTAGCCACTCCGGTGCCGGTTTAAAGCACCTGCTGGACGGCCCTGTTGCCACTACTTCGGGCTGCAAAGTCTTGTTTCGGGTTTTATCCACATAGGGCTTTGGGGGCGCCGGAAATGTCGGTGGGTGCTGGAAGACTTTGGTCATGGACGCCCGTAGGCAAAGACCCCGGCGGCTGCACTTGGACTAAGCAGCCTCGCCTTAAACAGCTCCGTCCCGGGAGGAACCAAAGGTTCCTCCCGGGACGGAGCTGCCACCCGCCGTCGGACGCCTGGCCGGAGGAGGCTTCCTGCCAGGCTGTCCAGAGCCGTGTTGGCGGCGTGAAATCTGGTCGCTGCGGGATTAGCTGCTGATGGCCGACTTCATTTCGTCGACGGCCTTCTTGCCTGCTTCATCCGTGGACAGCCGTTCGAAGAGCACCTCGGAGGTGTACCGCTTGATGATCTCCTGGATGGCGCCTGCACCCTTCGGCGGCGGGGCCGGAGCCTCACCGAGTTCGTCCTTGATCTGGTCGATGAACTTGACCACCTTCAC
It encodes the following:
- a CDS encoding carbohydrate ABC transporter permease, producing the protein MTQSPTLSRRSTPSGPAPLRKSRRGGVDARAGYTFLLPWLLGFIALTVGPMISSLYLSFTNYNLFEPPKWIGLDNYITLFQDERFLQSVGVTVGYVVFGTPLKLAAALAVAMLLNSKRRGQGFYRSAFYAPSLIGASVSIAIVWKAMFGDSGPVDQGLSFFGINLGGWVGNPTMTMPMFILLTVWQFGAPMVIFLAGLKQIPNELYEAASMDGAGPVRKFFNITWPMLSPVIFFNLLMETIHAFQIFASAFIISNGEGGPAGSTLFYTLYLYLRGFSDFRMGYASAMAWLLVIVVGIITLIFFKTSKSWVHYSGDSK
- a CDS encoding ABC transporter substrate-binding protein, producing MINRRHFLTTVAVGTASAGVLAACGTGSSTSGQTGSADNPVTINYTWWGNDDRAERTRKAIALFESKNPDIKVNGNFTDFAGYWQKRATEAAGGGLPDVMQWDLSYLRDYGQRNQLLDLGTVKINTDAFEKSLLPSGQIKGKTYGIPTSTNAFAVYYDPAKLASLGIAEPDGSWTYKEFNTFLTEVGSKSKGALFGGTDYTGVWWMFNVWLRQNNIEAFTADGKLGFSKDDLKKWWNLTADLRGTPAIVSEERVTQLAPKSPFGSNVTATEVTWDNFMAGYLGDSGAKELKLVPVPSDDADNLGLFLKPSMLMVASAKTKFKDAAARFIDFMVNDPEVGQIFKTSRGVPASKTQRDGTTFEGTDKVVVDYETSISQYLKDAPEPPIVGFGTLETSFKRIASDLNYGKLDINGATDAWFKEAEDLIKQNA
- a CDS encoding beta-galactosidase: MATQEINGPASVWSNVEGLGFGGDYNPEQWPVSVRLEDLELMQEAGVNFLSVGIFSWALLEPVEGQYDFGWLDEVLDNLAGIGVKVALATATAAPPAWLVRKHPEILPVTADGTVLGPGSRRHYTPSSAAYRRYATGITRVLAERYKDHPALALWHVDNELGCHISEFYGAEDAAAFRSWLERRYGTIGGLNASWGTAFWSQNYASFEEILPPSVAPSTLNPGQQLDFQRFNSWALMDYYRELVAVLREVTPGVPCTTNLMASSATKSMDYFSWAKDLDVIANDHYLVAADPERHIELAFSADLTRGIAGGDPWILMEHSTSAVNWQPRNQPKMPGEMLRNSLAHVGRGADAVMFFQWRQSFAGSEKFHSAMVPHGGRDTRVWREVVDLGAALKLLEPVRGSRVESRAAIVFDYEAWWASEIDSKPSIDVKYLDLLRAFHRSLFLKGVSVDIVHPSAPLEGYDLVLVCTLYAVSDADAANIAAAAAAGATVLVSYFSGIADAHDHIRLGGYPGAFRDLLGVRVEEFHPLLAGSQLKLDDGTVSSVWSEHVHLAGAEAVQAFTEFPLEGVPALTRRSVGSGAAWYLATFPDRDGIDALVDRLLAESGVSPLASADAGVELVRRRSDDGQGFLFAINHTRSSAAVFATGTDLLTGEPFGGSVPAGSIAVIREG